A genomic region of Colletotrichum destructivum chromosome 5, complete sequence contains the following coding sequences:
- a CDS encoding Putative protein kinase, whose translation MGNQSPPVQGLVQGGKLILDDKGKVSKIYDRGESARLKRAAAKPDDTSKKGKAKRFDKASPEPDLIEKIADELDEAKVSYVLEPERMFIPHNQLTKILTFSRIRSIVHILKCFSGEKDKEAISRRIFSGNPEKGKAPCVKLLAVLIGINSAELMAKHMLSDNMSDICLPIQKLTVNGKQQLRCREHGFHSEFNNYRRQDKRERFSQWSYLLSAPYITRQNNLHSHYILDTGDVFPMDFEYKVEQDVDTESTAKGSGSDGNTYGGFSEVYKVRIHDGHYDFGEHGIRHPRGYFALKKLTSHNRTSFNLELSSLIFTGRNYTKKNMIQVLATFEVVNPATTASTFYLLFDWAEGSLNKFWESNQTLVGDKSHCLWMANQFYEISEALQCVHNDHAQTMRYLEDRDSNKDLYGRHGDIKPGNFLWFHTKSPPGLIALSDFGLGRLHTQVSRSKQDPKNIERTATYRCPEFDLPLGQVSPRSDIFSLGCVMLEYVTWFMMGLHAVEQVFPNARSERDIYGFDSDVFFSVKDNNAVLKPSVVSWIRGLQSHPDCSWYISDLLDTIETGMLDPNGATRLPANRLTKRMKALLATCETTPNYYLGVRSRT comes from the exons ATGGGAAATCAAAGTCCCCCTGTTCAGGGTCTCGTCCAGGGGGGTAAGTTGATCCTGGATGACAAGGGAAAGGTCTCAAAGATCTACGACAGGGGAGAGTCAGCCCGATTGAAACGAGCAGCAGCCAAACCCGACGATACATCGAAGAAAGGCAAAGCGAAGCGCTTCGACAAAGCATCGCCCGAGCCAGATCTCATCGAGAAGATTGCTGATGAGCTTGACGAGGCAAAGGTTTCATACGTTCTCGAGCCTGAGAGGATGTTCATTCCACACAACCAGCTTACGAAAATTCTCACGTTCAGCCGGATTCGTAGCATTGTACATATCCTGAAATGCTTCAGTGGTGAGAAAGACAAAGAAGCCATCTCACGGCGGATCTTTTCTGGAAACCCCGAAAAAGGAAAGGCTCCCTGCGTGAAGCTACTGGCAGTTCTCATTGGAATCAACTCGGCGGAGCTTATGGCCAAACATATGCTGTCCGACAACATGTCAGACATATGCTTGCCGATCCAAAAACTTACAGTCAACGGGAAGCAACAGCTGCGTTGCCGAGAACATGGGTTTCACAGCGAGTTCAACAACTACCGTCGACAAGACAAGCGAGAAAGGTTTTCTCAATGGTCTTACTTGTTGAGTGCGCCATACATCACAAGACAGAACAACCTTCACTCGCACTATATCCTTGATACTGGCGATGTCTTCCCCATGGACTTCGAGTATAAAGTAGAGCAAGATGTTGACACTGAATCAACCGCCAAAGGCTCCGGAAGCGACGGAAACACATATGGGGGGTTCAGCGAGGTCTACAAAGTCAGAATTCATGATGGACACTATGACTTCGGAGAACACGGT ATCCGTCACCCGCGAGGCTACTTTGCGCTCAAGAAGCTCACGTCCCATAACCGGACGAGCTTCAATCTGGAGCTCTCGTCGCTAATATTCACGGGACGTAACTACACGAAAAAGAACATGATTCAAGTTCTGGCTACATTCGAGGTGGTTAATCCTGCAACTACAGCCTCGACGTTCTACCTGCTGTTTGATTGGGCCGAGGGTAGTTTGAACAAGTTTTGGGAGAGCAACCAGACCCTAGTCGGTGACAAGAGCCACTGTCTGTGGATGGCAAACCAGTTTTACGAGATCAGCGAGGCACTTCAATGCGTTCACAACGACCACGCACAGACGATGCGGTACTTGGAGGACCGAGATTCAAACAAGGACCTGTACGGAAGACATGGTGATATCAAGCCAG GAAACTTTCTCTGGTTTCATACGAAGAGCCCCCCTGGTCTTATAGCCTTGTCGGACTTTGGGCTCGGAAGATTGCATACCCAGGTGTCCCGGTCAAAGCAAGACCCCAAGAACATTGAGAGAACGGCCACCTACCGCTGTCCAGAGTTTGACCTACCGTTGGGCCAGGTTTCACCAAGATCGGACATTTTCAGTCTCGGCTGTGTGATGCTGGAATACGTTACCTGGTTCATGATGGGCTTGCATGCCGTGGAGCAGGTCTTCCCCAACGCCCGAAGTGAGCGCGACATCTACGGGTTCGACTCcgacgtcttcttctccgtcaaAGACAACAATGCCGTTCTGAAGCCGTCCGTGGTGTCGTGGATCAGAGGCTTGCAGAGCCACCCAGACTGTTCTTGGTACATTTCGGACCTCCTCGACACCATCGAAACAGGAATGCTGGATCCTAACGGAGCAACAAGGTTACCAGCGAACCGGCTGACCAAGAGAATGAAGGCTCTCTTGGCGACATGTGAGACCACGCCTAACTACTATCTTGGGGTTCGATCAAGAACTTGA
- a CDS encoding Putative UDP-glucuronosyl/UDP-glucosyltransferase: MTATSVRDTEAHSGEKPLILIAAFPGEGHTNPLLAIAAHLVKNGYEVVFLTVPDFSGKAQNAGAEWIHTDNPLTDATFQALGAAATLPSGPERFAAQLTVVFLDNLPVRTQRTEEVLAQLKARDPSRQIIFIEDVFNWSFMPFRYGRSLPDGFTDMPKTIGIGVAPLIMESRDTGPVPLGLPPDSTPSGRQRNQALQELLEKGPMKPMMDAWQDAMRKTGCTSIPETGLWRSCYTAHDATLQLCSPSLEYPISDLPPSVDFIGVMPRNIPDPSYQYPSWWSEVERTQNNKYRHVVFVSQGTVNLDYSELVLPAIEAFADRHDVLVVAALGVRGAQLPSSFTVPPNARVLDYLPYDTILEYSDVFISNAGYGALTHAVRNGVPVVLAGENEEKVEVTMRAVYAGLGVSLATQRPTAEQVRKGVDQVLRDTKYRKAAMKLKKENDSMDALAAVEEKVKELTL; this comes from the coding sequence ATGACGGCAACCTCTGTTCGCGACACCGAGGCCCACTCCGGTGAGAAGCCCCTCATCCTCATTGCGGCTTTCCCTGGTGAGGGACACACAAATCCTCTCCTAGCCATTGCAGCCCATCTTGTCAAGAATGGTTATGAAGTTGTCTTCCTCACGGTGCCGGACTTTAGCGGCAAAGCTCAAAACGCAGGGGCCGAATGGATTCACACGGACAACCCCTTGACGGACGCAACATTCCAGGCCCTTGGCGCCGCGGCGACCCTGCCTTCCGGACCCGAACGTTTTGCTGCCCAACTCACGGTCGTCTTCTTGGACAACCTTCCAGTACGGACCCAGAGGACCGAGGAAGTTCTGGCACAGTTGAAGGCTAGAGACCCTAGCCGCCAGATCATTTTCATCGAAGACGTCTTTAACTGGTCGTTCATGCCTTTCAGGTATGGTCGATCTCTACCCGACGGCTTTACGGATATGCCCAAAACCATCGGTATCGGCGTCGCCCCTCTTATTATGGAGAGCCGAGACACCGGGCCGGTCCCCCTCGGCCTGCCGCCCGATTCCACGCCCTCGGGCCGTCAACGAAACCAAGCTCTCCAGGAACTCCTCGAGAAAGGTCCCATGAAGCCCATGATGGATGCCTGGCAGGATGCAATGAGGAAGACAGGATGCACAAGCATCCCCGAGACGGGTTTGTGGAGGTCTTGCTACACAGCCCACGATGCCACCCTACAGCTCTGCTCTCCTAGCCTTGAGTATCCAATTTCCGACCTGCCGCCCTCGGTTGACTTTATCGGCGTGATGCCGCGCAACATACCCGATCCGTCCTATCAATACCCCTCTTGGTGGTCCGAGGTAGAAAGAACGCAGAACAACAAATACCGCCACGTCGTTTTCGTGTCCCAGGGCACCGTTAACCTGGACTACTCCGAGCTTGTGTTGCCGGCCATCGAAGCCTTCGCCGATAGGCACGATGTTCTCGTCGTGGCGGCGCTGGGCGTTCGTGGCGCTCAGCTCCCTTCGAGCTTCACCGTGCCTCCGAACGCTCGAGTTCTGGACTACCTGCCCTACGACACCATCCTCGAGTATTCTGACGTTTTCATCTCGAACGCTGGATACGGCGCCCTGACGCACGCTGTGCGCAATGGCGTACCCGTCGTTCTTGCGGGTGAGAACGAGGAGAAGGTTGAGGTTACTATGCGCGCCGTATATGCCGGGCTCGGCGTCAGCCTGGCCACGCAAAGGCCAACCGCGGAGCAGGTCAGGAAGGGGGTTGATCAGGTGTTGAGGGACACCAAGTACAGAAAGGCAGCGATGAAGTTGAAGAAGGAAAACGACAGCATGGATGCGTTGGCCGCTGTAGAGGAGAAGGTGAAGGAGTTGACGTTGTGA